DNA sequence from the Oxalobacteraceae sp. CFBP 8761 genome:
ACGTCAACGAGCGCGGCCAGCCGCTGGCGCTCGCGGTGCGTCTCTACAAGCTGCGCCAGAAAGACGCCTTCGAAGAAGCGCCCTACGCCGCCTTCCTCGACCCGCAACAGGAACGTGAGCGGCTCGGCGCCGACCTGGTCGATGTCCGCGAAATCATGCTGGTGCCGGGGCAGCGCTACGAAGTGACCGAGAAGGTGGCACGCGAAGCGGGCCACGTCGGCATCGTGGCGCTGTTCCACAACCCCGCGGCCGGCCATTGGCGCACGACGGTCAGCAGCGTGGAGGCCGAGCGTAACGGCGTCAACATTGGTCTGCATGCCTGTGCGATGAGTGTGGCCAGTGGCACCGTTAGTGGCGGGAGTACGCTGGGGTCTGTGCGCTGTCAATAAACGTCGAAAACTTTCCTGCAAGCTAAACATTTTCGGACACCAAGCGAGGCCGCCGTGAGCATGCCATCCAAGGTCTTGTGGGACGAAGGATTGTTCCTGCGGCCCCAGCATTTCCAGCAGCAGGAGCGCTACCACGATGCGCGCCTGAACCAGACCGCGTGCGCGCTGCATCCGTATTGCTGGGGCGTGCGCAGGATGACGATCGACCTGGACGCGCTCAGGAACGACGTGCTGCGCATCGAGGAACTCTCGCTGCTGTTCCCCGAGGGCGAGGTGTACCGGGCACCCGATGGCGACATCCTGCCGCCCCAGGTGCGCCTGGCCGACCTGCCGCCCGAGATGCAGACCGTCACCTACCACGCCGCCCTGCCGGCGCTGCGCGCGCATGGCGAGAACTGCGCGATCGGCGCCGGCACCGGCGACGGCTTGCACGAGCAGGAAGACACGCTGCGTTTTTCCCGGCATGACCGCGACACGCATGACCTGTACAGCAGCGCCGCCGAAGCCCCGGTCACCTATCTGCGCAAGACGCTGCGGCTGGTGGCCGATGGCGACGCACTCGAAGCCTACGAGAGCTTTCCGCTGCTGCGGCTGCGCCGCGTGGCCACCGGCGGCTTCGAGCCCGATCCCGGCTTCATTCCGCCGAGCCTGTCGATCGACGCGGTGGCCGGCCCGGGCCTGGGCCTGCACGGCGCGCTGGCGCGGCTGATGGAAAAGCTGCTGGCCAAGGTGACCGCGCTGTATGGCGACCTGCGCGAACCGAGCCGCAACGTGGTCGAGATCCGCGGCGGCGACGTGTCGTCGTTCTGGCTGCTGCACACGGCCAGCGCCGGCTATGCGGCGCTGGCCCATTACCTGCACCACCGCGAGCTGCATCCCGAGCGCCTGTATGGCGCACTGCTGCACCTGGCGGGTGGCCTGATGACCTATTCGCGCAGCTACCGGCTGGACGACCTGCCCGCGTATGTCCACGCCGATCCGGGTCCGCCGTTCGCGCGCCTGGACGGCATCATCCGCGACCTCCTCGACACCGTGATCTCGTCGCGCTACTTCACCATCGCGCTGCACCACGACCGCCCGTCGTACTACCAAGGCGCACTCGATTCGGGCCGCATCACCCCGCAGACCACGCTGTATCTTGCCGTGGCTGCCGACATGCCGGCACTGCGCCTGGTCGAAACCGTGCCGCTGCAATTCAAGGTCGGCGCGCCCGAAGACGTCGACCGCTGCGTGCTGTCGGCGCTGCCGGGCGTCAGACTGCTGCACGCGCCGCAGGTGCCCAGCGCGATTCCCGTGCGGCCCGACATGGTCTACTTCGTCCTCGACGTGCGTGGGGCGCTGTACGAGGCCATGCTCAAGTCGCAGGCGATGTCGGTGTACGTGCCCAACGGGCTGCGCGAACTGCGTCTCGAACTGATCGCGGTGTCGGCATGAGCGCGTTCATCGAGCGCCGCGCCGCGCCCAAAGGCGATACGGGCGAGCACGCCACCCGCACGCAACGCCTCAGCGACATCATGTACGAGGGGTTCTACGCGCTGTTCCTGCTCAAGACCGGGTGCGGGCCGCAGGACAAGGTCGCGTTTGCCGACAACATGACGAGCTTTCTGATGGACGTCGACCGCAATGCCAAGGCACTGGGGATCGCGGCCGACGACATCCTGGCCGCCAAGTACGCATTCTGCTCGGCGGTCGACGAAATCATCCTGCGCTCGACCTTCGACGTGCGCGACGCATGGGAGACCCGGCCCCTGCAGCTGCGGGTGTTCGGCGACCAGCTCGCGGGCGAGCATTTCTTCCACCGGCTCGACGACCTGCGCGCGCGCGGGGCACAGCAGGTCGAGGCGCTCGAGGTTTTCCATATGTGCCTGCTGCTGGGTTTCCAGGGCCGTTACGCGCTCGACGGCAAGGACAAGCTCGACTACCTGGTGGCGCGCCTGGGCGACGAGATCGCCCGCATGCGCGGCCGGACGCGGGGCTTCGCGCCGCATGCCGAACGGCCGGACCAGGTGGTCAACCGCGTGCGCAGCGACCTGTCGCTGTGGGTGCTGGGCGCGGTGTTTACGGTGGCCGGGCTGGGCGCGTACGTGGGCTTCCGGACCGTGCTGGGCAACGACACCGGCTATGCGCTGGCACATTACAACGATCTGGTGACGCTGCCGCCGAGAGCGGCGAACGTGACGATCACATTGCCGTAAAGCGTGAACGAACCCGGCCGTGAGGCCGGGGCGCTTTACTGGAGTACCTTGAACTCGATGCGCCGGTTGCGCGCCTTCCCTTCCGGCGTGCGGTTGTCCGCCACCGGCCGGTCTGGCCCCTCGCCGGACACCGCGATCGAGTCGGCCGCAATGCCCTGGGCCACCACATATGCCTTGACTGCTTCGGCCCGCGCCTGGCTCAGTGACAGGTTGCCGGCGCGCGAACCGGCGTTGTCGGTGTGGCCGATGACGCCGACCTTGACGCCCTTGATCTTGCGCAGCGCGACGGTCATCCCGTCCAGCACGGCGATGCCGGTAGGCGTCAGTGTCGCCTTGCCCGATTCGAATTCGATGATGCGGTCGGCCAGCGCCGCATCGAGTACCACCTGCTGCGACACCTGGACCCGCAAGCCGTTGTTGACGGTATAGGTGGGATTCAGGCTCGCCGCGATATCGCCCGCGATCTTCTGACGCTGCTCCTCGCTGGCCACATCGCCGCGCATGCTGACGCTGTTGCCGTCGATGTGCAGCTGGCCGCCTTTCACCAGGCGCAGGTTCGGACCGATCAGCCGGCCGACATACGTGTTCCAGTTGGCGGGCGTCGACACGGTGCCGACCGACAGCTGGTCGACCACACGCGCGGCGCCGTAGACGCCGCGCAGGCGTTCCAGCAGCGCGGACTTAGTCGCCTCGTCGGCCACGGTGCCGGTCACCAGCACCGGGGCGTCGGCCTGGGTCTGGGCCTGCGCTGCGCCGTGCTGCAGGCCCGCCAGGCCGGTCAGGCACAACCTCAGGATCAGTGTGCGAAGTATCACGTCAGGCTCCGATGAAGGTTGTCATGAACAGCGTGCGCGCCAGCGCCAGCGGCAGGTCGGGCTGGGCCAGCTGGCTGGCCAGCGCGCGCACGTCGAGCTCGAGCTGCAGCTGCTCGTCGATCCAGGCCGTGTGCTGCAGGCGCACCTGCAGGTCGGCGCCTACCAGCGGATCGATCATGGCGCGCAGCGTGTCGGCCAGCGCGGCGCAAAAGCCCACCACCAGCACCGGCCGCCCGTCCTGGTGCGTGATGAACAGCGCCAGGTCGAACCCGGCGCGCCGCAGGAATGGCGCGATCAGTCCGAGCCAGAACGCCGCCACCGGATAGCGCGCCGCCGGGTCGGCCGGCAGCGGCAGCACGAGACTCTTGTCGAGCGTGCGGGGCGGGCTGCGCATCACGGGCTGCAGCAGCAAACCGAGCGCCAGCACCAGCCGCGCGACACCGCAGTTGCCCAGCAGCGCGTCGAGCGAACCCACCGTGCCGGCGTCGATCCAGGCCGGGCAGGCGCCCACATCCCCCAGGCCAATCGCGCTGTCGGCGATCGCCTGCAGCGACGCCGTGGGATCGGCATCTGCCAGCACGTTCGGGCAGATCTCCTGCAAAAACGTCCACAGCGGGGCAAAAGCGACGGGACAGTGCGCCACGAACGCGGCCGGATCGGCCACCGTCAGCGTGCGCGTGGCCAGAAACGGAAAGCGCCGGCCCGACTGGTCGCGGCTGGCCAGCAGATGCCCGGCCACAGCATGGTGGCGCGCCGGGCCGACGAGGGCGAAGCTCACCGGCGCCATGGCGTCGTAGTGCACCCGCCAGCGCGCATCGGACGGCAGCAGGGTCATCACCTGCGCCAGCCAGGCGTCGAGCATCCCGATCGTGGCCGGTTCGTGCGCCAGCTTGACGAAGTCGGCGCGCGCGGGCAGCTTGCCGAAGTAACCGATCCGGTCGGCGCGCATCACTGGCCTCCCGTACTGGCCAGTGCAGGCGCCGCCGCATCGAAGCGGCCAACGATTGCCGGCGGCAGGCGCATGCCACGAAAACCCTGGCCCTGGGCCTGCCCGCCCCCGCCTCCGCCCGCCTGCGGACTGCTGACGATCTTCAGGTCCACCGCCACCGTCACATTGTTGCTGCTCCAGCGCAGCTCGAACACGCCGTCGTCCTTCTTGGTGCGCTGCGCCGACTCGAACAGGCGCTGCAGGCCGAACTGGCCCGGCTGGTTGAACAGTTCCACCGTGCGGCCATCGAACGTCACGGCCGACACGCGTGCCCCCGATACGCCCTGCGGCCCCGGATGCACCATATTGCTCCAGCTGGCCGGGGTGTTGCGGTAACGGAGTTGCTGGCCATCGATCTCGAGCGTGTATTCGAGCGTGCCGGGCGCCGTGAGCGGCAGTACCTGGAACACGGTCTGCGCCACCGTGCCGGCCGCCACGCCGTTGTTCGACAGCGGCGCGATCCAGGCCGGGAACGCGGCCACCGCCTGCGGCGCGAGCGAAATGCCGATGTCGGCCCAGGTGCGCGCGGCCAGCACGTCGCCGCGCCGCACCACGAGCGGGCCCATGGCCGTGCCCACGAATTTGGCCACCGCGCCGTCGGGCCCGAACACCTGGCCGATCTCGCCCGGCGTGGCCTCGATGCTTGCGCCTTGCGCGAACGGATACTTGGCCGCCAGCGTGCGCGTGAACGGCTCGACGACCTGCGCCTGCCAGGTCTTGTTGATCTCGGCCTCGGACGGCAGCACGATCATCGCGAAGGTCTGCGTCAGCGGCCGCACGAGCAGTGGCCGCAGCGCGCTTTTCTGGCTCTCGCTCATCCCGGTGAGCATCTGCTCGTCGACGTAGCGCAGCGCCTCGGCCAGTTCCGAGCCGGTCCCTTCGAGTGTCTGCTGCATGAACTGCTTGGCGCCCGGCCCCGGGTCGCCCTGGTTCTTCAGCGTATTCAGGCGCGTGCGCAGGCGCGACAGCGCGTCGAGGTAGCCCGTCATCAGCGATGCCTCCTTCTCCTTCGCGCCAACCAGGCGCGCCACGCCGGCAAATTCGCGGCCGATCGGGCCGGCGCTTTGCGGCCCGCCGGTCAATTCGGCCGGGTCGATGGCGTCGGCCAGCGTGCGTGCATCGGACGGCGCCCGGCGCAGGATCTTCTGCTTGATCCACTCGGCGACGCCCCGTTCGGTCTTGCTCGCAGGCTGGCGCAACCCGCCCGGATTGTCCCAGGCGGTCTCTTCATGGATCGTGCGCAGCAGCCTGGCGATGGGCGACGTCTGCGGGTCGCCCAGCCGATTCATCGCCTGCACGCTGGCGTCGAAGCCGCGCAGGTCGGTGATCGCCACGCCCTGCACGAACTTGACCCATTCGCGTGCATAGTCAGCCTTGTACAGGTCGATCAGCGCCTTCTGGATCTGCTCCGGGCTGCCCTCGAGCGTCAGGTCGTCACGCGCCGTGGTCTTGAGCACCCAGTCGACGGTATTGAGTTCGCGGTTCGAGGCCTCGCGGATCGCGCCCAGCACGAACTTGTCCCACGCCGCGCGGGTGAACGCGCCGCTGACCGCGTGGCTGCCGGCCACCAGCGCGCTGTCCTGTTCGCCGACGATGCGCGCCACCGTCACCGCCGGGAAGCGCGTGGCTGCGCGCGTGCGGATGTCGGCGTACACGCGCTCGCGCGCCGGCGTGCCGCGCACCACGCGGCGCAGGTGCTCGCGCGTAGTGTCGAGCAGGCCCAGCTTGAGCGTCATCTGTGGCCAGGCCGGGTCATCGATATTAGCCAGGTGGAAGCTGAGCAGGCGTTCGGCGCTGCGGATCATCTGCTCGCGCGGCATCGCGCCGCGGTGCGCTTCCAGCCAGCCGCGCCAGTAGCGCGTGAGCTGGTCGTTCAGGTGCCCCGGCTCGGCGTGCGTTTTATCGCCCAGCATCAGGTAGGTCTTGAGCGCGTTGTAGGCGTCGCCGACGCTGGTGGGCGACGCGTCCTGATACGGCTGGCCGGGCCGGACCGCCGGCGTGGCCGCCTGGCGCGCCGGATCGAGGCTGGCCGCATTGTTGTTCACTTCCGTCAGCATGATCTCGAGCGCGCCGGTCACCGGTTCGACCATCACCGCGCGCACGCCGGCAAAGTATTCGTCGCGCAGCTTGCGCGACAGCTGCCCGCCCTGGTACAGGCCGAAGCCCAGCGCCCACGGCTTGTCCTGGCTGTAGCCATCGAGCAGCTCGATGCGGTCCTGCAGGATGTCGAGCGCTTCTAGCCGCGACTGCAGGTCGATGCGGCCAGCCTGCAGCCTCGTCACCTTGTCGAGGTCGGCCTGCACATTGGCCACCAGCTGGCGGTTGCCCATGTAGGCCCAGGACCAGCCCCCCATCGCGCAACCCAGCAGAATCGTGGCCGCGAAAAACACACCCAGCTTCCAGCGCGCCGCCGCCGGATGCGTGTAGCGCCTGACCAGGTCGCGGTCGGCGAAGATCACCTTGCGAAACAGGTCCAGCAAAAAGTAGCCCGACTGCCCGGCTGCCGGCTCGGCCACCGCGCCTTCACGATTGCCCAGCGCCAGATCGAAGCGGCTGGCCACGCGCTGGCTCGACAGGTCTTGCACGCTGCCTTCCTGCAGCGCGCTGGTGAAGTAAAAGCCGCGAAACACGGGTTTGAACTGGTAGGTGTTTTCGTCGAACAGCGTGGCCAGAAAGGCGCGCAGCGGCGTTCTGATCGCCGCAAATTCGAGGGGGAACGTGAACACGCCGGGGCGCATCAGGGTGCTGCGGTTGGCGCCCATGCCGGCCAGGCTCATTTCTTTCAGGCCATCGACGAGCGCTTCGAACTCGTCGTCAAAAAAGGCCAGCACGTCCTGCGGCGCACTGCGGCGGTTATAGCGCAGCGTGGCGCCCCAGATGCGCTCGCGCTCGGCCCGTTCGCTGCCATGGAAAAAGTCCACGAAGCCCGCCACCAGGTCGACCTTGGTAAACACGACATACACGGGCGGATGCACGCCCAGGCGCTCGGTCAGCTCCTGCATGCGGGTGCGCAGGTTCTTGGCCAGTTCGTGCGATGCCGTGGCCGGGCCGGCCATCAGTTCGGCCACGCTGACCGCGATCAGGATGCCGTTGACCGGGGCACGGTGGCGATGGCGGCGCAGCAGGTCGAGAAAACCGAACCACTCGTCGCGATCGTCTTCCTGCACGGAATAGCGCCCGGCCGTGTCGAGCAGGATGCCGTCGGTGGTAAAGAACCAGTCGCAATTGCGGGTCCCGCCCACACCCTGGACCGCCTTGTTGCCGGGGATCGGAAACGTCAGCCCCGAGCGCACGATGGCGCTGCTCTTGCCGGCCGCCGGGTTGCCGATGACCATATACCACGGCAGTTCGTACAGCGCCGCCGCGCCCCGCGTCAGGCCCAGCTTGGACGTCTTGATGGTGCTGACCGCATCGAGCAGATTCTTGCGCAGCACGGCAACGTCGCCCTTGCCGTTGTCGTCCATCGCATCGTCCGTGGCGTGACCACCGGCCTCGCCCTCGGCGATGGCCGACGCTAGCCGGGCGCCTTCGCGCGCGCGCCAGGCGCGCCGGATCATCCAGCCGGCGCCCCAGCAACCAAGCAAGGCCAGGCCCACGATGGCGGCCCAGACGATGGCGATGTCCAGCGCCACGGCGCCAAGCACCAGCAGCGCCGCGATGGCGAGCACACCGATCAGGATCAGCATGCGGCTGCTGGTCAGGAAGTTCCAGAATCGCGCCATGGCGGGGCCCAGGTCCGTTGAAAAAAGAGTCTCACAGGAAATGCTCGCACGCGCATGGCTGCCGTCGCTTGAGCGGGCGCAACACGGTGGACTTGGTGCATCGCCGGCGCCCGCAGGCTCAGCGCCGCATCACCCCGCGCAGGCGCAGCTCGGTGTGGCCAAAATCCATCATCTTCCAGCGCCCGCCCCAGGTCAGGCCGAGCGACTCGGCCACCTGTCCGTAGGCCTGGTAGCCGCGCATGGCCCACGGGTCTTTTTCGGAAATCACCAGCTTGCCGTCGCGCAGGAACGCGCAGTCGCCCGCCAGGCCGTACTGGTGCCAGCTCTGAAACGCGCGCGCGTTGGTGACATTGCTGCCACTGGCGGCCAGCGCATCCTGGCGCGCCGGGCTGCGGTAGCCTTCGAGCAGCGCCATCTCGTAACCGTGCTGCTCCTTCATGATCTTGAAGGCCAATAGCAGGCGCGCGCTGAAGTCAGGGTGCAGCAAGCCCCAATTGCGGCTCGCGCCCACCAGCATCGGCCGTATCAGCTCGACTTCGGCGGTCGTAAACACGTCGGGCGGCAGCGCCACCGGGGGCGAGAGCTGTTCGCCAGCCAGCAGCGCCGCCACCTGTTCATCCGGCATGGCGGCGCTGCCCTGATACACGGGCAGCATGGCGGGATTGCTCAGCGCCAGCGCCAGCAGAGAGGGAATCAGGATCACCGGCACGACAATGGCGAACACGACCCGATGCCGGCGCAGGAAGCGCAGCAGGCGCTCGCGCAGCGTGAGCGCGGCCGCATCGCGCGCGGCGCCCAGCGCCCGCCCGCCCGCGTGCCCCCAGGCGCCGGCATGCCGCGCCAGCGCGCGCAAGCGGCCGATGCCGCGCGTTGCCAATGCGCGACCTGTCGGGAAAACGGCCAGCCAGATCAGGCCGGATGCGCCACAAACGTACAGAAGCGCGATAAAGATCAGCATCGGTACCTCCAGGATTGTTTCTAATCGGAACTGGAAAAAACCCATCTTAGGAGTGCTGCCGTGCGTTCATCAGACGAACATCAAGCGAACCCCACGCAACCGCATCTGCGGCCCGATCTGATGTCATCGGCGCGGCACGGCGGCAACGAAGACAGCATTCTCGCCAGGCTCGAACGCGAGCCGGTGCGCCGTGCCGCGCCCGGCGGCACGGGCGTGAGGGTGGCCTGGTATGGCGGCGCCGTGCTGGTCGCACTGGGGTTGACGGGCGCCCTGGCTTGGCTGGCGGCGGGGCAGGACACGCCGCACAGGGTCGAGCCGACGCACGCAGGGATCGCGGCGCGCGCGATCGTGGCCGACGAACCTGCTGCGCCGCTGGCGGCGGCCATCATCGTCGACGCTGCACCAGCGCTGCCGCCAGTATCAGCACCAGCGCCCGCAGCCAGCACGGCGCACGTCCTGCCACCGCCGGAGCCACCGCTGCGCCTGTTGCGACCGGCGAACGGAGGGCGAGCACCCGCCAAACCCACGCACACGGCTGCTGCGCCCGAACGCAGCGCGGCCAAGACCCCGGTGCCGACGTTCCAGACGCGCGCCAGCGTGCCGCGCCAGGCCGCGCGGCCAACGAAACATGCCGGACCGGCGCGGGTAACCGAGACGCCCGACAGCGATGTCGCCCTGATCTCGGCCGTCATCTATCACGCCAATGGCCACGCCCTGCCCGACCCGGAGATGAACCCGGATCGCTGCAACGGCGACGCCTGTCGTCCACGGCCAACGCGCTAGCAGCGCGCGGGACGATCGCGCCCGAAACTGCTGGATTCCCTGTCCACGCGGGCTTATACTGTACATAAGAACAGTAACGCGGGTGGTCATGATCAGGTTGTTGGAAAACGAGTTTTATTATCTGGACAACTTCCAGCGCGTTCTCGACTGGATCGGCGAACGCTATGCCGACCTGCTCGACGCGCAAGAGCATGCGTTCCTGGCCGCCTTCCCTGCCCTGCCGCATGCGGCGCGCGCGCTGTTCGTGCGCATGGTCATGCGAAAAGGCACGCTGTTTCGCGCCAGTAAACTCCGCTACGCCGAGATCGGCTGCCCCGTCGAGGCGGCCGGTCACCTGCTGGGCACCGGCTGGATCGAAGCCGATCCCGAACTCTCACTCGACGAACTGTTCGACCTGCTCTCCAAGCCCGAAGTCGCCCAGGCCTTCCCGCACCTGCGCCAGAAAAGCGCGCGCAAGGGCGATCTGCTCGAGGCCTTGCGGGCCGACTGCGCCGATCCCCGCCGTTTTTCCGGCTGGTACGGCGACTGCCCCGACGTCGCCTGGCGCATCCACGTCAAGCCCCTGTGCGACCGCCTGCGGCTAGTTTTCTTTGGCAACCTGCGCCAGGGCTGGACCGATTTCGTGCTGTCCGACCTGGGCCTCTTCCGCTACGAGCAGGTCGACATCTCGCCAGCCTCGCGCGGTTTCCGCCAGCGCGCCGACATCGACCACTACATTCTGCTGCACGCATGCCGCGAGCGCTTCGCCGCCGGCGAGGCCGTCGAGGAGGTCGTGCGCGACCTTCCCGAGCATGCGTTCGACAACGACTGGCTGGCCAGCCGGCGCGAAAAGCTCGTGTTCCAGATCGGCCAGCACTACGAGAAACAAAAGGACTGGGATGGCGCTTTTGCCGCCTACGCCCGCTGCCGCTACCCCGGCGCGCGGGGCCGCGCCATCCGGGTTCTCGAAAAACACGAGCGCTTCGACGACGCCTGGGCCCTGTTGACTGAGGCCCAGGCCACCCCCGAGAACGACGCCGAGCGCCAGCACCTGGCCCGCATCGCGCCGCGCCTGGCGCGCCGCCTGGGTCACGCGCGCCTGGGCCGGCTGCCGAAAACCGAGGTGCAGCGCATCGACCTGTGCCTGGCGCCGCCGAACGGCGAGCGCTGGGTCGAGGGCGCGGTGCGCGACCATCTGGCGCAAGAACAGGCGCCCGTGTTCTACGTCGAAAACGCGCTGGCCAATACGCTGTTTGGCCTGCTGTGCTGGCGCGCGATCTTCGCCGCCATCCCCGGCGCCTTCTTCCACCCGTTCCACCGCGGGCCGGCCGATCTGTACAGCGCCGACTTCTACGCGCGCCGCCTGGCCGAATTTACTGCCTGCTTCGACGAACTCGATTCCGGCGCCTACCGCGACACCATCCGCGCGACCTACCGCGACAAGGCCGGCCTGCAGTCGCCCTTTGTGCACTGGGACGGCATCAGCCTCGAGCTGGTCGAACTGGCCCTGGACTGCATCCCGGCTGCCCACCTGCGCAAGTGGTGCGAGCGGATCCTGGCCGACGTGCGCGAAAACCGCACCGGCTTTCCCGACCTGATCCAGTTCTTCCCCCTCGAAAACCGCTACACGATGATCGAAGTGAAAGGCCCGGGCGACCGCCTGCAGGACAACCAGCAGCGCTGGATCGAGTACTGCGCCGCGCATGCGATGCCGGTGGCCGTCTGCTACTTGGTCTGGGATCTGGCGCCCGAGATGGCGGCCTGATTTGACCGGCACCACGCAACCCGCCTACACGATCGCCGTGCGCGCACTGTGCGAGTTCACCGCCAAGGCGGGTGACCTCGACCTGCGCTTCACACCCTCGCCCAGCGCCCAGGAAGGCATCGCCGGCCACGCCGTCGTTGCCGCGCGCCGGGGCGACGGCTACCGCGCCGAGCTGCCGCTGTCCGGCGAATGGAACGGCTTGCGCGTGCGCGGCCGCGCCGACGGCTACGACGAAAACGAGAACCTCATCGAAGAGATCAAAACGCACCGCGGCCGCCCCGAGTCCATCCCCGACAACCACCGCCACCTGCACTGGGCGCAGGTACGCGTGTATGGCCATTTGCTGTGCCAGGAGCGCGGTCTGGATGTGGTCAACCTGGCCTTGGTCTACTACGACATCGGCAGCGGCGTCGAAACCGTGCTGCGCGAGCAGCGCGACAGCGCCTGGCTGCAGACCCATTTTGCGGGCCTGTGCGAACGCTTCTCGAGCTGGGCTGCGCAGGAGAGCGCGCACCGCGCCGCGCGCAACGATGCGCTGACTCAGTTGCGCTTTCCGCATGCCGACTTCCGGCCCGGCCAGCGCCACCTGGCCGAGAGTATCTACCGCGCCAACACGAGCGGACGCTGCCTGCTCGCGCAAGCGCCGACCGGCATCGGCAAGACAGTCGGCAGCCTGTTCCCGACCTTGAAGGCCATGCCGCAGCAAGGCATCGACAAGGTGTTCTTCCTGGCCGCGAAGACGCCAGGCCGGCGCCTGGCGCTCGATGGCGCGGCCAAACTATGCAGCGCCACGGCTACACCACTGCGCGTGCTCGAACTGACCGCGCGCGACAAGGCCTGCGAGCATCCGGATAAAGCGTGCCATGGCGAGGCATGCCCGCTGGCGCGCGGCTTCTATGACCGCCTGCCGGCCGCGCGCGCCGCTGCGGCCGAGGTCCTGGTGCTGGACCGCGAAGCGCTGCGCACCGTCGCGCTGGAGCACGACGTCTGCCCGTACTACCTGGGCAGCGAGATGACGCGCTGGGTCGACATGATCGTTGGCGACTACAACTATTATTTCGACGGCGGCGCGATGCTGTACGCACTGGCGCAGGCCAACGGCTGGAAGGCGAGCGTGCTGGTCGACGAAGCCCACAACCTGGTCAACCGCGCACGCTCGATGTACAGCGCCGAGATCGACCGCGAACTGCTGCGCGCCGCCCGCGCCGTCGCACCTCCCGCGATCAAGAAAGCGCTCGAGCGCGTCGGGCGCGCCTGGACCAATGTCGACAAGGGCGCGCCCGCGCCGTACCAGCTGCTCGAGTCGATGCCGGCGAAACTGGTCGACGCGCTGCAGGATGCGTCCAGCACCATCAACGAACATCTGGCCGCGTTCCCCGGTCCGCTCGACCCCGACCTGCAGCGCTTCCACTTCGACGCGCTGCAATTTACGCGCCTGGCTGAGTCGTTCGGGCCGCACTCGCTGGTGGACCTGTCGCGCGACGCCGACCGCCCTACCTTGCGCGATTCGACGATCTGCATCCGCAATGTGGTGCCGGCGCCGTTTCTCGGACCGCGCTTTGCCGCGTCGCATTCGAGCACGCTGTTCTCCGGTACGCTCGGCACCTGGCAATACTGCACCGACACGCTCGGTCTACCGGCCGACACGGCCTGGGTCGAGGTCGATTCACCGTTCACGGCCAGCCAGCTCGACGTACATGTCGCCAAAGGCATCTCGACCCGCTACCAGGCGCGCGCTGCGTCGGTGCAGCCGATCGCCGAACTGATCGCACGCCAGTTCCATGAACGCCCCGGCAACTACCTGGCGTTCTTCAGCAGCTTCGATTACATGGACCAGGTGGCGGGCGCACTGGCCCGGCTGGATCCGGGCGTGACGGCCTGGCGCCAGGAACGCCGCATGAGCGAGACCGCGCGCCAGGGCTTCATCGACCGCTTCGCCATCGGTG
Encoded proteins:
- a CDS encoding ATP-dependent DNA helicase — protein: MRCRWPSATWSGIWRPRWRPDLTGTTQPAYTIAVRALCEFTAKAGDLDLRFTPSPSAQEGIAGHAVVAARRGDGYRAELPLSGEWNGLRVRGRADGYDENENLIEEIKTHRGRPESIPDNHRHLHWAQVRVYGHLLCQERGLDVVNLALVYYDIGSGVETVLREQRDSAWLQTHFAGLCERFSSWAAQESAHRAARNDALTQLRFPHADFRPGQRHLAESIYRANTSGRCLLAQAPTGIGKTVGSLFPTLKAMPQQGIDKVFFLAAKTPGRRLALDGAAKLCSATATPLRVLELTARDKACEHPDKACHGEACPLARGFYDRLPAARAAAAEVLVLDREALRTVALEHDVCPYYLGSEMTRWVDMIVGDYNYYFDGGAMLYALAQANGWKASVLVDEAHNLVNRARSMYSAEIDRELLRAARAVAPPAIKKALERVGRAWTNVDKGAPAPYQLLESMPAKLVDALQDASSTINEHLAAFPGPLDPDLQRFHFDALQFTRLAESFGPHSLVDLSRDADRPTLRDSTICIRNVVPAPFLGPRFAASHSSTLFSGTLGTWQYCTDTLGLPADTAWVEVDSPFTASQLDVHVAKGISTRYQARAASVQPIAELIARQFHERPGNYLAFFSSFDYMDQVAGALARLDPGVTAWRQERRMSETARQGFIDRFAIGGAGVGFAVLGGAFGEGVDLPGERLIGAFVATLGLPQVNPVNEQLRERMQTLFGAGYDYTYLYPGIQKVVQAAGRVIRTEQDRGVVWLIDDRFAQPGIRALMPAWWELGAHNSR